The following proteins come from a genomic window of Paucimonas lemoignei:
- the rutR_1 gene encoding TetR family transcriptional regulator: MTAPLRLTDRKREAIVLAAIAEFRDTGFEVTSMDRIAARAEVSKRTVYNHFPSKEELFAEILQRLWCRIGEIPDASYRPGMPLRDQLRAMLLAKMKTLSDPNCLDLARVALGATIHSPERAQVWLARLNEREETFAVWIRDAQADGRFKPTDPTFAATQMHGLLKGFVFWPQVTFNKPILSAEEQSEVIDSTLDLFLGWYEIPAKSL; this comes from the coding sequence ATGACAGCTCCCCTGCGACTCACTGACCGAAAACGCGAAGCCATCGTGCTGGCAGCCATTGCCGAGTTTCGTGATACCGGGTTTGAAGTGACCAGCATGGATCGCATCGCTGCCAGGGCTGAGGTTTCGAAACGGACGGTCTACAACCACTTCCCCAGTAAAGAAGAGTTGTTTGCGGAAATCCTCCAGCGCCTGTGGTGCCGGATCGGCGAAATCCCCGATGCAAGTTACCGTCCCGGCATGCCCTTGCGCGACCAATTGCGCGCGATGCTGCTGGCAAAAATGAAAACCTTGTCAGACCCCAATTGCCTGGACCTGGCCCGTGTGGCCTTGGGCGCCACGATTCACTCCCCCGAGCGTGCGCAGGTCTGGCTCGCACGCCTGAATGAGCGGGAAGAAACCTTCGCGGTGTGGATCCGCGATGCCCAGGCCGACGGTCGCTTCAAGCCCACCGACCCGACCTTCGCCGCCACCCAGATGCACGGTTTGCTCAAAGGCTTCGTCTTCTGGCCGCAAGTCACCTTCAACAAACCGATACTGAGCGCCGAGGAGCAGTCTGAAGTGATTGACTCCACGCTCGACCTCTTCCTCGGCTGGTACGAAATCCCCGCAAAAAGCCTCTAA
- the romA gene encoding protein RomA, with the protein MARISANSSAQPLPTLQKVEGRYRNPATMSRMGFLKSLSVFWNMAFNKPAITRPAGEIPVQPLSRQQLLAAPDYTVYRLGHSTVLLKMRGVFWLTDPVFAERASPVQWAGPQRFHQPPISLEELPPLKAVILSHNHYDHLDHMTIKALEAKTEHFLTPRGVGDTLMEWGVPAAKITQLDWWQSTHVHGMQFVATPSQHFSGRTLLDGNRSLWASWVMHDENQRIFFSGDTGYFDGFKTIGEQYGPFDLTLMETGAYNVDWPDVHMQPEETLQAHIDLRGKWLLPIHNGTFDLALHAWHEPFDRIIALAWEKNVTITTPQMGQPFYVQYPCRGNTWWLGVEGVREVAVEKVSGFRCARRSS; encoded by the coding sequence ATGGCCAGAATCAGCGCAAATTCCTCAGCACAGCCTTTACCCACTCTGCAGAAAGTCGAGGGTCGTTACCGCAATCCGGCGACCATGAGCCGCATGGGCTTTCTCAAGTCATTGAGCGTTTTCTGGAACATGGCGTTCAACAAGCCCGCCATCACCCGGCCGGCCGGAGAAATCCCGGTGCAACCGCTGTCCCGTCAACAACTGCTCGCCGCGCCGGACTACACGGTCTACCGCCTCGGCCATTCCACGGTCTTGCTAAAAATGCGCGGGGTGTTCTGGCTGACGGACCCGGTGTTTGCCGAGCGTGCCTCGCCGGTGCAATGGGCCGGTCCGCAGCGGTTTCATCAGCCGCCGATCAGCCTTGAGGAATTGCCACCACTCAAAGCGGTGATCCTGTCCCACAACCATTACGACCACCTGGACCACATGACCATCAAGGCCCTTGAGGCCAAGACCGAGCATTTCCTCACGCCACGGGGTGTCGGCGATACCTTGATGGAGTGGGGCGTGCCTGCGGCGAAAATCACCCAGCTGGACTGGTGGCAATCGACGCACGTGCATGGCATGCAGTTTGTGGCCACGCCTTCCCAGCATTTCTCGGGGCGCACATTGCTCGATGGCAATCGCAGCCTGTGGGCGTCTTGGGTAATGCACGATGAAAACCAGCGGATCTTTTTCAGCGGCGATACCGGCTACTTCGACGGCTTCAAGACCATCGGCGAGCAGTACGGCCCGTTTGACCTGACCCTGATGGAAACCGGTGCGTACAACGTCGATTGGCCGGACGTGCACATGCAGCCCGAAGAAACCCTGCAAGCGCACATCGACCTGCGCGGGAAGTGGCTGTTGCCGATTCACAACGGCACCTTCGACCTGGCGCTGCACGCTTGGCACGAGCCCTTTGACCGGATTATCGCCCTGGCCTGGGAAAAGAACGTCACGATTACCACGCCGCAAATGGGCCAGCCGTTTTACGTGCAGTACCCGTGTCGGGGTAATACCTGGTGGTTGGGTGTGGAAGGGGTTCGGGAGGTGGCAGTGGAGAAGGTGAGCGGATTCAGGTGTGCGCGGCGGTCTTCTTGA
- the rhaS_4 gene encoding AraC family transcriptional regulator, whose amino-acid sequence MPEHPRQVHILAFPDVQLLDVCGPLQVFASANLQAQQQGIPDPYQIQVIAAQADAVHSSAGLGLQTCPLPPSEDRSHTLIVAGGRGVQQASRDAELVAWLHQRAHAAERVASVCTGAFLLGATGLLDGRRVATHWQYCEALAQQYPALQVDADPIFINDGKFWTSAGITAGIDLALALVEQDLGHAMALAVARHLVVFLKRPGGQSQFSAALTLQHANATNDGRFADLHAWIIDNLTGDLGIAALASRMAMSERSFVRHYRAHTGTTPAKAIEQLRVEAARRLLTDTSQPVKRVASRCGFGSEETLRRSFLRTLSVTPQAYRERFSS is encoded by the coding sequence ATGCCCGAACATCCCAGGCAAGTGCATATCCTGGCCTTCCCTGATGTCCAGTTACTGGACGTCTGCGGCCCGTTGCAGGTCTTTGCATCGGCCAACCTGCAGGCTCAGCAGCAAGGTATACCTGACCCCTACCAGATACAGGTCATCGCCGCGCAAGCCGACGCCGTGCACTCTTCGGCCGGGCTGGGTTTGCAAACCTGCCCATTGCCGCCTTCCGAAGACCGCAGCCATACCCTGATCGTGGCCGGGGGGCGCGGCGTGCAACAGGCGAGCCGCGACGCAGAACTGGTGGCCTGGCTGCACCAACGAGCCCACGCCGCCGAGCGTGTGGCGTCGGTGTGCACCGGTGCATTTCTGCTGGGGGCCACCGGCCTGCTGGATGGCCGACGGGTCGCCACTCACTGGCAGTATTGCGAAGCGCTGGCACAGCAGTACCCGGCATTACAGGTCGATGCCGATCCGATCTTTATCAACGACGGCAAATTCTGGACATCGGCCGGGATCACGGCCGGTATTGATCTGGCCCTGGCACTGGTGGAGCAAGACCTCGGCCACGCCATGGCCTTGGCAGTGGCTCGGCATCTGGTGGTGTTTCTCAAACGTCCGGGCGGGCAATCACAGTTCAGCGCGGCCTTGACGCTGCAACATGCCAACGCCACCAATGACGGGCGCTTCGCCGATCTGCATGCCTGGATTATCGACAACCTGACCGGCGATCTCGGCATTGCAGCGCTGGCCTCGCGGATGGCCATGAGTGAGCGCAGCTTCGTACGCCACTACCGTGCCCACACCGGCACCACCCCGGCGAAGGCCATCGAACAACTGCGGGTCGAAGCCGCACGCCGGTTGCTGACGGATACTTCGCAGCCGGTCAAACGGGTTGCATCACGTTGCGGATTTGGCAGCGAAGAAACCCTGCGCCGCAGCTTCCTGCGCACCCTGAGCGTTACGCCGCAGGCATATCGGGAGCGGTTTAGTAGCTAA
- a CDS encoding isonitrile hydratase: MTLHIGLLVFPKVQQLDLTGPYEVFATVPGVTVHLIWKDLDPVLTSTGLFLTPTRTFADCPPLDVLCIPGGQGIDALLEDSQTLDFIRQQASTVKYLTSVCTGALVLGAAGLLHGRRATTHWASHDLLERFGAIAVHERVVRDGNLMSGGGVTAGIDFALTLVSELFDEELAQTVQLQLEYAPAPPFNAGYPSTAPESVKALALERGHELMARRRAVVERVAKQN; this comes from the coding sequence ATGACCCTGCATATCGGCTTGCTCGTATTCCCCAAGGTGCAACAACTGGATTTGACCGGCCCATACGAAGTCTTCGCCACCGTGCCGGGCGTTACCGTGCATCTGATCTGGAAAGACCTCGATCCGGTGCTGACCAGCACCGGTCTGTTCCTCACGCCGACCCGGACTTTTGCGGACTGCCCACCGCTGGACGTGCTGTGCATTCCCGGCGGGCAGGGCATCGATGCCTTGCTGGAAGATTCGCAAACCCTGGACTTCATTCGTCAGCAGGCCAGCACTGTGAAATATCTGACGTCGGTCTGCACGGGCGCACTGGTACTGGGCGCTGCTGGCTTGTTGCACGGCAGGCGCGCAACGACTCACTGGGCTTCGCATGATCTGCTAGAGCGGTTTGGGGCCATTGCGGTACACGAACGGGTAGTGCGCGACGGCAACCTGATGAGCGGTGGCGGGGTCACGGCGGGTATCGACTTTGCCTTGACGCTGGTCAGCGAGCTGTTCGATGAGGAGTTGGCCCAGACCGTGCAGTTGCAACTGGAATACGCGCCTGCGCCGCCATTCAACGCCGGGTATCCCTCCACGGCCCCGGAGAGCGTCAAAGCACTGGCCCTTGAGCGCGGTCACGAACTGATGGCCCGGCGTCGGGCGGTGGTGGAGCGGGTTGCGAAGCAGAATTAG
- the gntT_1 gene encoding gluconate transporter — protein MPPSAGISLLVYAAVAIIALIVLIARYRLNPFIVITLVSVGLALVAGMPASGVVASYEAGVGKTLGHIALVVALGTMLGKMMAESGGAEQVARTLIDRFGEKNAHWAMVCIAFLVGLPLFFEVGFVLLVPIAFTVARRVGVSILMVGLPMVAGLSVVHALVPPHPAAMLAVQAYQASVGQTLFYAILIGIPTAIIAGPIYAKFIVPRIQLPDENPLARQFLDREPRQQLPSFGLTMATILLPVVLMLLGGWANLISTPGSAFNSFLLFIGNSVIALLLATLLSFWTLGIAQGFNRDSILKFTNECLAPTASITLLVGAGGGLNKILVDSGVTNQIVGLAQDFHLSPLLMGWLFAALMRVATGSATVAMTTASGIVAPVAMGLGYPHPELLVLATGAGSVIFSHVNDGGFWLIKEYFNMTVAQTFKTWTVLETLISVVAFALTLGLAQVL, from the coding sequence ATGCCGCCGTCTGCTGGTATTTCGCTGTTGGTCTACGCTGCCGTGGCGATCATCGCGTTGATCGTGCTCATCGCCCGTTATCGCCTCAACCCTTTTATCGTCATTACCCTGGTTTCCGTTGGCCTGGCGCTGGTCGCCGGGATGCCCGCCAGCGGCGTGGTTGCGTCTTATGAAGCCGGTGTTGGCAAAACCCTGGGGCATATCGCGCTGGTCGTCGCACTGGGCACCATGCTCGGCAAGATGATGGCCGAGTCCGGCGGTGCCGAGCAGGTCGCCCGCACCCTGATTGATCGCTTTGGCGAGAAAAACGCCCACTGGGCCATGGTCTGCATCGCCTTTCTGGTGGGGCTGCCGTTGTTCTTTGAAGTCGGCTTCGTGCTGCTGGTGCCGATTGCCTTTACCGTGGCGCGTCGGGTCGGGGTGTCGATCCTGATGGTCGGTCTGCCCATGGTCGCCGGTCTGTCGGTGGTCCACGCGCTGGTACCGCCCCACCCTGCGGCGATGCTCGCTGTGCAGGCGTATCAGGCCTCGGTCGGGCAGACCCTGTTCTATGCGATTCTGATCGGCATCCCCACCGCCATCATTGCCGGGCCGATCTACGCCAAATTCATCGTGCCGCGCATTCAACTGCCGGACGAAAACCCGCTGGCCCGGCAGTTTCTTGACCGCGAACCACGTCAGCAACTGCCCAGTTTTGGCCTGACCATGGCGACCATCCTGCTACCGGTGGTGTTGATGCTGCTGGGCGGCTGGGCCAATTTGATCAGCACGCCGGGCAGTGCCTTCAACAGCTTCCTGCTGTTCATCGGCAACTCGGTGATCGCCCTGCTGCTGGCCACCTTGCTAAGTTTCTGGACGTTGGGCATCGCCCAGGGCTTCAACCGCGACTCGATTCTGAAGTTCACCAACGAATGCCTGGCGCCCACCGCGAGCATCACATTGCTGGTCGGCGCAGGTGGCGGGTTGAACAAGATTCTGGTCGACAGTGGCGTCACCAACCAGATTGTCGGTCTGGCTCAGGACTTTCATCTGTCGCCGCTGCTCATGGGCTGGCTGTTCGCGGCACTGATGCGCGTGGCAACCGGCTCGGCAACCGTCGCGATGACCACGGCGTCAGGTATTGTTGCCCCCGTCGCCATGGGGCTGGGCTATCCACATCCGGAGCTTCTGGTTCTGGCGACCGGCGCAGGCTCGGTGATTTTTTCCCACGTCAATGACGGTGGTTTCTGGCTTATCAAGGAGTACTTCAACATGACCGTGGCACAAACCTTCAAGACCTGGACCGTGCTGGAGACCCTGATTTCAGTGGTGGCCTTTGCCCTGACCCTGGGTCTGGCGCAGGTGCTCTGA
- the cysL_2 gene encoding transcriptional regulator, LysR family, which translates to MDSPLIQHEPSWEWYRTFLAVLETGSLSAAGRAMGISQPTVGRHIDGLESALNLKLFTRSPDGFSPTPAAYEIRPYAVNLAATSAALLRKASEGSTHVRGTVRLTASEVVGVEVLPPILSALREQHPELVVELMLSNQVDDLLRRDADIAVRMHRPTQNALIAKHVGGIDVGLYAHRRYLAVHGTPDSLEDLAIHTLIGFDRESAFIREFLKQFPAFARPGLAFRADSELAQLAVMRAGFGIGVCQSAIAARDLALVRVLPSAFSFHMDTWVAMHEDLRNSARCQVTFTAVAQGLREHSQR; encoded by the coding sequence ATGGATAGCCCTTTGATTCAGCACGAGCCCAGCTGGGAGTGGTATCGAACGTTTCTCGCCGTGCTTGAGACCGGCTCATTGTCGGCGGCGGGGCGTGCGATGGGCATCAGTCAACCCACTGTCGGGCGTCACATAGACGGTCTTGAGTCCGCGCTGAACCTGAAGCTTTTTACCCGTTCACCTGACGGTTTCAGCCCCACCCCTGCGGCTTATGAAATCAGGCCCTATGCCGTCAATCTGGCGGCAACGTCGGCGGCCTTATTGCGCAAGGCCAGTGAAGGCAGCACCCATGTTCGGGGGACGGTGCGGCTGACAGCCAGTGAGGTGGTCGGCGTTGAAGTCTTGCCGCCGATTCTGTCGGCATTGCGCGAGCAACATCCCGAGCTTGTCGTAGAGCTGATGCTTTCCAACCAGGTTGATGACTTGCTACGCCGTGACGCAGATATCGCGGTTCGCATGCACAGGCCAACGCAAAATGCGCTGATCGCCAAGCATGTCGGGGGCATAGACGTCGGGCTCTATGCCCATCGCAGATATCTGGCTGTTCATGGCACCCCTGATTCGCTGGAGGATCTGGCCATTCATACGCTTATTGGCTTCGACCGGGAGAGCGCTTTTATCCGTGAATTCCTGAAACAGTTCCCGGCATTTGCGCGCCCAGGCTTGGCATTTAGAGCCGACAGTGAGCTTGCACAGTTGGCGGTCATGCGAGCCGGTTTTGGGATCGGTGTGTGCCAGTCGGCAATCGCAGCCCGGGACTTAGCGTTGGTTCGGGTGCTGCCCTCGGCGTTCTCGTTTCATATGGATACCTGGGTCGCCATGCATGAAGACCTGCGCAACAGCGCTCGCTGCCAGGTCACGTTCACTGCCGTGGCGCAAGGGCTGCGCGAGCATTCGCAGCGCTAG
- the rpiR gene encoding helix-turn-helix protein RpiR:sugar isomerase (SIS): protein MDILYQIRARQDSFSAGEARIARLILSDVAFAASASLDDLATRSEVSSATLSRFARSVGCRDLRDLRLQLAQASTVGNRFLHPEQAPEQSAFFTQIVGDIEATLRQHLAGFDESRFASAIQLLSGARMIHAFGMGGCSSLCSEELQTRLVRLGFPIAACRDAVMMRLIAATLGPENSLIVCSLSGLTPELLEAVELARSYGAKVLAITLPDSPLAQLADVVLPLQIAETNFIYKPTAARYGMLLTIDVLATELALLAPEDNQERLRRIKLALDDYRGGADGLPLGD, encoded by the coding sequence GTGGACATTCTTTACCAGATCCGCGCGCGGCAGGATTCGTTCAGCGCCGGCGAAGCGCGTATCGCCCGTTTGATCCTCAGTGATGTGGCCTTTGCCGCCAGCGCCAGCCTCGACGACCTGGCAACCCGCTCCGAAGTCAGCAGCGCCACGTTGTCGCGGTTTGCCCGCAGCGTCGGCTGCCGCGACTTGCGCGACCTGCGCCTGCAGTTGGCGCAGGCCAGCACCGTGGGCAATCGTTTTCTGCACCCGGAACAAGCGCCCGAACAGTCGGCGTTTTTCACCCAGATTGTCGGCGACATCGAAGCCACGCTTCGACAGCATTTGGCGGGCTTTGACGAGTCGCGCTTCGCCTCGGCCATCCAGCTGCTGAGCGGTGCGCGGATGATTCACGCCTTTGGCATGGGTGGCTGCTCCAGCCTGTGCAGCGAAGAATTGCAGACCCGCCTGGTGCGGCTGGGCTTTCCGATTGCCGCCTGCCGGGATGCGGTGATGATGCGCCTGATCGCCGCGACCCTTGGCCCTGAAAACAGCTTGATTGTCTGCTCCCTCAGCGGCCTCACGCCAGAGCTGCTTGAGGCGGTTGAGCTGGCCCGCAGCTATGGCGCAAAGGTGCTCGCCATCACCCTGCCCGACTCACCTTTGGCACAACTGGCCGATGTGGTGCTGCCGCTGCAGATCGCCGAAACCAATTTCATCTACAAACCCACCGCCGCGCGCTACGGCATGCTGCTGACCATCGATGTGCTCGCCACCGAACTGGCGTTGCTGGCGCCTGAAGACAATCAGGAACGGCTGCGGCGGATCAAGCTGGCGCTGGATGACTATCGCGGCGGAGCTGACGGCTTGCCCCTGGGAGACTGA
- the dan gene encoding N-acyl-D-amino acid deacylase family protein, which translates to MLYDLIIRDALVIDGSDQPGFRADVAIREGRIQRIGSLDGVSALEDINAAGRVLAPGFIDVHTHDDTVVIRKPQMLPKISQGVTTVIVGNCGISASPVSLKADPPDPMNLLGTSAAFVYPRFSDYRNAVDKARPAVNVAALIGHTALRSNHMDDLQRTASPDEIAAMREQLRDSLESGALGLSTGLAYASAFSAETTEVKQLAEELTAFGAVYTTHLRSEFEPVLEAMDEAFDIGRHARSPVVISHMKCAGAGNWGRSPQLLASLEKAAEHHPVGCDCYPYAASSSTLDLKQVTDAFRITITWSTPHPDQSGRDLKDIAADWQLSLLDTARKLQPAGAVYYGMDEQDVQRIMSHPLSMIGSDGLPEDPFPHPRLWGAFPRVLGHFSRDLGLFPLHTAVHKMTGLSAARFGLHERGLIREGYWADLVLFNPETVRDVADFKNPQQAADGIDGVWVSGQLSYADGKAQGERQGRFLPRSGSLVDGFV; encoded by the coding sequence ATGCTTTACGACCTGATCATTCGCGACGCTTTGGTGATCGACGGCAGCGACCAGCCGGGATTTCGCGCCGACGTCGCGATCCGCGAGGGCCGCATCCAGCGTATCGGTAGCCTGGACGGGGTATCGGCGCTTGAAGACATCAACGCCGCGGGCCGGGTGCTGGCGCCGGGTTTCATCGACGTCCATACCCATGACGACACCGTTGTGATTCGCAAGCCGCAGATGCTGCCCAAGATCAGCCAGGGCGTGACCACGGTGATCGTCGGCAACTGCGGGATCAGCGCCTCGCCGGTTTCCCTGAAAGCAGATCCACCTGACCCGATGAACCTGCTGGGCACCTCGGCGGCGTTTGTCTACCCGCGTTTCAGCGACTACCGCAACGCCGTGGACAAGGCGCGCCCGGCGGTCAACGTTGCGGCGCTGATCGGCCATACCGCCCTGCGCAGCAATCACATGGACGACCTGCAGCGCACTGCCAGCCCTGATGAAATCGCAGCCATGCGCGAACAATTGCGCGACAGCCTGGAGTCAGGTGCACTGGGGCTTTCCACGGGCCTGGCCTATGCCTCGGCGTTCTCGGCGGAAACCACCGAAGTCAAACAACTGGCAGAAGAATTGACGGCCTTTGGCGCGGTGTACACCACACACCTGCGCAGCGAGTTCGAGCCGGTGCTTGAGGCCATGGACGAAGCCTTTGACATAGGCCGACATGCCCGGTCGCCGGTGGTGATTTCCCACATGAAATGCGCGGGGGCCGGTAACTGGGGCCGCAGTCCGCAACTGCTGGCCTCCCTGGAAAAGGCGGCTGAACATCATCCGGTGGGTTGCGATTGCTACCCCTATGCGGCGAGCTCTTCGACGCTGGACCTCAAACAAGTCACCGACGCGTTTCGCATCACCATCACCTGGTCGACGCCACACCCTGATCAAAGTGGCCGCGACCTGAAAGACATCGCCGCCGACTGGCAGCTGTCGCTGCTGGACACCGCCCGCAAGCTGCAACCGGCAGGCGCGGTGTATTACGGCATGGATGAACAGGACGTACAGCGGATCATGAGTCACCCGCTGTCGATGATCGGCTCCGATGGTTTGCCGGAGGATCCGTTTCCACACCCGCGTCTGTGGGGCGCCTTTCCGAGAGTGCTGGGCCATTTCAGCCGCGACCTGGGCCTGTTCCCGCTGCACACGGCGGTGCACAAGATGACCGGGCTGTCGGCGGCGCGTTTTGGCTTGCACGAGCGCGGCCTGATTCGCGAAGGCTATTGGGCGGATCTGGTGTTGTTTAACCCCGAGACCGTACGCGATGTCGCCGACTTCAAAAACCCTCAGCAGGCCGCCGACGG